In Notolabrus celidotus isolate fNotCel1 chromosome 22, fNotCel1.pri, whole genome shotgun sequence, one genomic interval encodes:
- the cmpk2 gene encoding UMP-CMP kinase 2, mitochondrial, with amino-acid sequence MSRRAMSLLTQWSSRVFSVELDGAPFYFAIQERHRGEDMPQVFKEVQGHERCYSVLVCSSDRINQARFYAQLKDKLLRDLPKGCDLSPMSSFLPNIKDSLLKGYFLKEKSACSPLTEGLLRDVTQHDPVLVCSYLRSEDGDLWTQRLWKDADSQMMEMSNDYCVVSSEAPEYHPATLNIINSDVFYSFEEAYDVLKESADIIPEATSALELLPSRVEARSKPDFPVIVIEGLDATGKTTLTESLRDTLGAVLLRSPPKCLSPLRARFDREPPLIRRAFYALGNYITAEEIGQEGMKTPVIIDRFWHSTAAYAIATAVSGPVCNLPADSSEVYRWPTDLLQPSLVVLLTLDPEERKRRLRDRGQGETAEEQELDHNQLFRLKVEEAYRRISGPACITVDASPPADQVLQQVLLLIRGKCHL; translated from the exons ATGTCTCGTCGCGCCATGTCTCTTCTTACTCAGTGGTCCTCTCGTGTATTTTCAGTGGAGCTAGATGGAGCCCCTTTCTATTTTGCGATCCAAGAAAGGCACCGGGGAGAGGACATGCCACAGGTGTTCAAAGAAGTCCAGGGACACGAAAGGTGTTACTCAGTCCTCGTCTGCAGCAGCGACAGAATCAATCAAGCCAGGTTTTACGCACAGCTGAAGGATAAATTGCTAAGAGACTTGCCTAAAGGGTGCGACTTGTCTCCTATGTCCTCGTTCCTACCAAATATCAAGGATTCTCTCTTGAAAGGCTACTTTCTAAAAGAGAAATCGGCGTGTTCACCCCTGACAGAAGGACTTTTGCGAGATGTAACACAGCATGATCCGGTGCTTGTGTGTTCTTACTTGAGAAGTGAGGACGGCGATCTGTGGACTCAACGCCTGTGGAAAGATGCAGACAGCCAAATGATGGAAATGTCAAATGATTATTGTGTGGTGTCATCAGAAGCGCCAGAATATCACCCAGCTACTCTCAACATCATTAACTCGGATGTTTTCTACAGCTTCGAGGAGGCCTATGATGTCCTAAAAGAG AGCGCTGACATCATCCCAGAGGCGACGTCTGCTCTGGAGCTGCTGCCCAGTCGAGTGGAGGCCAGAAGTAAACCAGACTTCCCTGTGATTGTCATAGAAGGCCTGGATGCCACAG gAAAGACCACGCTGACTGAGTCTCTAAGGGATACTCTCGGGGCTGTTCTTCTGCGGTCCCCTCCCAAGTGCCTGTCCCCCTTGAGGGCCCGCTTTGATCGGGAGCCGCCCCTCATCCGCAGGGCCTTCTATGCTCTGGGGAACTACATCACAGCTGAGGAAATAGGACAGGAGGGCATGAAGACACCTGTCATCATTGATAG ATTCTGGCACAGCACAGCGGCTTACGCCATCGCCACAGCGGTGAGCGGTCCAGTGTGCAACTTACCAGCAGACAGCTCGGAGGTCTACAGGTGGCCCACTGACCTGCTGCAGCCGAGCCTGGTGGTCTTACTTACCCTGGAccctgaggagaggaagaggaggctgagGGACAGAGGTCAAGGAGAGACGgcagaggagcaggagctgGACCACAACCAGCTTTTCAGACTCAA AGTGGAGGAGGCTTACCGAAGGATCAGCGGGCCAGCCTGCATCACTGTAGATGCGAGTCCTCCTGCAGACCAAGTGCTCCAACAAGTGCTGCTTTTAATTAGGGGCAAATGCCACTTGTAA